One part of the Nocardioides zeae genome encodes these proteins:
- a CDS encoding copper chaperone PCu(A)C produces MKLNQTPTLRARTALVGGAAALALVLSACGSDSSGDATGSSSADASAGAPDAADAADTAALSVTDPWVKATDDDMTAMFGTIVNDTDADITVVGATSDVAGTVELHEVVAGDGGAMLMQPKEGGFTVPAGGTHALEAGGDHVMLMDLTGPLEAGQDVTVTLELADGSTQDVTAVVKPFTGADEEYAGGMDMGDEDMDHGDHEDMDHGDHDHSEDQ; encoded by the coding sequence GTGAAGCTGAACCAGACCCCCACCCTGCGTGCCCGCACCGCCCTCGTCGGCGGGGCCGCCGCCCTCGCGCTGGTGCTGTCCGCCTGCGGGTCGGACTCCTCCGGCGACGCCACGGGCTCGTCGTCCGCCGACGCGTCCGCCGGCGCCCCCGACGCGGCCGACGCGGCCGACACCGCCGCCCTGAGCGTCACCGACCCCTGGGTCAAGGCGACCGACGACGACATGACCGCGATGTTCGGCACGATCGTCAACGACACCGACGCCGACATCACCGTCGTCGGCGCCACCTCCGACGTGGCCGGCACCGTCGAGCTCCACGAGGTCGTCGCCGGCGACGGCGGCGCCATGCTCATGCAGCCCAAGGAGGGCGGCTTCACCGTGCCCGCCGGGGGCACGCACGCGCTGGAGGCCGGGGGCGACCACGTCATGCTGATGGACCTCACCGGCCCGCTCGAGGCCGGCCAGGACGTCACGGTCACCCTCGAGCTCGCCGACGGCTCCACCCAGGACGTCACCGCCGTCGTGAAGCCGTTCACGGGCGCGGACGAGGAGTACGCGGGCGGCATGGACATGGGCGACGAGGACATGGACCACGGCGACCACGAGGACATGGACCACGGCGACCACGACCACTCCGAGGACCAGTGA
- a CDS encoding Dyp-type peroxidase — MTGLNRRNLLASGAAALGGAGVGWGTRGLREPDGSGTSGTNGTAPTSTEPAADHVTGGDTIDFHGVHQAGIDTAAQAHLSLVGLDLLEGGGVEELGRMMRLLSDDASRFTSGRGALADTEPELAASPARLTVTFGFGPRVLRMLRPAYDPGLQELPEFPLDRLDPAWGQTDVVLQICTDDPVTLSHVRRMLLKDAAPFATTRWVQDGFRRARGTEAAGTTMRNLMGQVDGTVNLPASDHADLLWSTGRASGFDGGTFLVVRRIEMDLVDWDRTDRVAREFSVGRKLADGAPLTGSAEHDEPDFEAVDAVGFPVIDPASHVARMRSANTEERFLRRGYNYTTPDGGAGLLFLAFAADVERQFVPVQQRMDELDLLNEWVTTIGSAVYAVPPACVDGDFVGREMLGLPSPTTSGGDA; from the coding sequence GTGACCGGACTCAACCGGCGCAACCTGCTCGCCTCCGGCGCCGCCGCCCTCGGCGGCGCCGGGGTCGGGTGGGGCACGCGCGGGCTGCGCGAGCCCGACGGGAGCGGCACGAGCGGGACGAACGGCACCGCGCCCACGTCGACCGAGCCGGCCGCGGACCACGTCACCGGCGGCGACACCATCGACTTCCACGGCGTGCACCAGGCCGGGATCGACACCGCCGCGCAGGCGCACCTCAGCCTCGTCGGTCTCGACCTGCTCGAGGGCGGGGGCGTCGAGGAGCTCGGTCGCATGATGCGGCTGCTCAGCGACGACGCGTCGCGCTTCACGTCGGGGCGCGGCGCCCTCGCCGACACCGAGCCGGAGCTCGCGGCGAGCCCCGCCCGGCTGACGGTGACCTTCGGCTTCGGGCCGCGGGTGCTGCGGATGCTGCGTCCGGCCTACGACCCGGGGCTGCAGGAGCTGCCGGAGTTCCCCCTCGACCGGCTCGACCCGGCGTGGGGGCAGACGGACGTGGTGCTGCAGATCTGTACCGACGACCCGGTGACGTTGAGCCACGTGCGGCGCATGCTGCTCAAGGACGCCGCGCCGTTCGCCACCACCCGGTGGGTGCAGGACGGCTTCCGGCGCGCCCGCGGCACCGAGGCGGCCGGCACCACGATGCGCAACCTCATGGGCCAGGTCGACGGCACGGTGAACCTGCCGGCCTCCGACCACGCGGACCTGCTGTGGAGCACCGGACGGGCGTCGGGGTTCGACGGGGGCACGTTCCTCGTCGTACGCCGGATCGAGATGGACCTCGTCGACTGGGACCGCACCGACCGCGTCGCGCGGGAGTTCTCGGTCGGCCGGAAGCTGGCGGACGGGGCCCCGCTGACGGGCTCCGCGGAGCACGACGAGCCCGACTTCGAGGCCGTCGACGCCGTCGGGTTCCCCGTCATCGACCCGGCCAGCCACGTCGCCCGGATGCGCAGCGCGAACACGGAAGAGCGGTTCCTGCGCCGCGGTTACAACTACACGACGCCGGACGGCGGTGCGGGGCTCCTGTTCCTCGCCTTCGCCGCCGACGTGGAACGGCAGTTCGTGCCCGTCCAGCAGCGCATGGACGAGCTCGACCTGCTCAACGAGTGGGTGACGACGATCGGCTCGGCGGTCTACGCCGTGCCCCCGGCGTGCGTGGACGGCGATTTCGTCGGTCGCGAGATGCTGGGACTGCCGTCGCCGACGACCTCTGGAGGAGACGCATGA
- a CDS encoding M13 family metallopeptidase: MLDAAREGMDLSVRPTDDLFGHVNGQWLATAAIPEDRSSWGPFVALADAAEEQVRAIVEAHAASDPATLEGDEARISALYRSFMDTEAIAAKGLAPVEPYLHAVAGLRDLRELAALVGELERVGGTGFFGSYVNTDAGDSERYLFHVYQGGLGLPDESYYREERFAETVEKYVAYLTRLFTIIGQEDPAEAAETVLALDRRLAHGHWERAATRDIQKTYNLLTLADLVELCPDFDWEVYARNLSGASAGAEDLLAEVVVKQPSYLEHLAGVLRAVPIESWRLWLTARVLRAFAAYLTDDLAETNFDFYGRTLSGTPELRARWKRGISFVEGAVGEAVGREYVARHFPPVAKEMMDDLVANLVEAYRRSIRTLDWMTDETKERALEKLGQFVPKIGYPTTWRDYSALVVVPDDLVDNVAAVAAFETDRQLAKIGAPVDRDEWLMLPQTVNAYYNPGTNEICFPAAILQPPFFSPDADPAENYGGIGAVIGHEIGHGFDDQGSQYDGLGNLRDWWTQADREAFDAKSRALVAQYDAFSPRNLPDEHVNGSLTVGENIGDLGGLTIGHKAYLISLGLDPEGGPTTEVGADGLTGSQRLFLSWSHVWRTKRRIEQERQYLTIDPHSPPEFRANIVRNLSEFHAAFGTQPGDGLWLDEGQRVRIW, from the coding sequence ATGCTCGATGCAGCCCGCGAGGGCATGGACCTGTCCGTGCGCCCCACCGACGACCTCTTCGGCCACGTCAACGGCCAGTGGCTGGCGACGGCCGCGATCCCGGAGGACCGCTCCAGCTGGGGTCCGTTCGTGGCGCTCGCCGACGCGGCGGAGGAGCAGGTGCGCGCGATCGTGGAGGCCCACGCGGCCTCCGACCCGGCGACCCTGGAGGGCGACGAGGCGCGGATCAGCGCGCTCTACCGCTCCTTCATGGACACCGAGGCCATCGCGGCCAAGGGCCTCGCCCCGGTGGAGCCCTACCTCCACGCCGTCGCGGGCCTGCGGGACCTCCGCGAGCTGGCGGCGCTGGTCGGCGAGCTCGAGCGCGTCGGCGGCACGGGCTTCTTCGGGTCCTACGTCAACACCGACGCGGGCGACTCCGAGCGCTACCTCTTCCACGTCTACCAGGGCGGCCTCGGCCTGCCCGACGAGTCGTACTACCGCGAGGAGCGCTTCGCGGAGACCGTGGAGAAGTACGTCGCCTACCTGACCCGGCTGTTCACGATCATCGGCCAGGAGGACCCCGCCGAGGCGGCCGAGACGGTCCTCGCCCTCGACCGGCGCCTGGCGCACGGCCACTGGGAGCGCGCCGCCACCCGCGACATCCAGAAGACCTACAACCTGCTGACCCTCGCCGACCTCGTCGAGCTCTGCCCGGACTTCGACTGGGAGGTCTACGCGCGCAACCTCTCGGGCGCCTCCGCGGGCGCCGAGGACCTGCTCGCCGAGGTCGTCGTCAAGCAGCCGTCCTACCTGGAGCACCTCGCGGGCGTGCTCCGCGCCGTACCGATCGAGAGCTGGCGGCTGTGGCTGACGGCGCGGGTGCTGCGGGCGTTCGCGGCGTACCTCACCGACGACCTCGCCGAGACCAACTTCGACTTCTACGGCCGCACCCTGTCGGGCACGCCGGAGCTGCGGGCGCGCTGGAAGCGCGGCATCTCGTTCGTCGAGGGCGCGGTGGGCGAGGCGGTCGGCCGGGAGTACGTCGCGCGCCACTTCCCGCCCGTCGCCAAGGAGATGATGGACGACCTCGTCGCGAACCTGGTCGAGGCCTACCGCCGCTCGATCCGCACGCTCGACTGGATGACGGACGAGACCAAGGAGCGGGCGCTCGAGAAGCTCGGCCAGTTCGTGCCGAAGATCGGCTACCCGACGACGTGGCGCGACTACTCGGCGCTCGTCGTCGTGCCCGACGACCTCGTCGACAACGTGGCCGCCGTCGCCGCCTTCGAGACCGACCGCCAGCTCGCCAAGATCGGCGCGCCGGTCGACCGCGACGAGTGGCTGATGCTGCCGCAGACGGTCAACGCCTACTACAACCCGGGCACCAACGAGATCTGCTTCCCGGCCGCGATCCTGCAGCCGCCGTTCTTCTCGCCCGACGCCGACCCGGCGGAGAACTACGGCGGCATCGGTGCGGTGATCGGCCACGAGATCGGCCACGGCTTCGACGACCAGGGCTCGCAGTACGACGGCCTCGGCAACCTCCGCGACTGGTGGACGCAGGCCGACCGGGAGGCGTTCGACGCGAAGAGCCGGGCGCTCGTGGCGCAGTACGACGCGTTCAGCCCCCGGAACCTGCCCGACGAGCACGTCAACGGCTCGCTGACCGTCGGCGAGAACATCGGCGACCTCGGCGGCCTGACGATCGGGCACAAGGCGTACCTGATCTCGCTGGGCCTCGACCCCGAGGGCGGTCCGACGACGGAGGTCGGCGCCGACGGGCTCACCGGGTCGCAGCGCCTCTTCCTGTCGTGGAGCCACGTGTGGCGCACGAAGCGGCGGATCGAGCAGGAGCGGCAGTACCTGACGATCGACCCGCACTCGCCGCCGGAGTTCCGCGCCAACATCGTGCGGAACCTCAGCGAGTTCCATGCCGCGTTCGGCACGCAGCCGGGCGACGGCCTGTGGCTCGACGAGGGGCAGCGCGTCCGGATCTGGTGA
- a CDS encoding alpha/beta hydrolase fold domain-containing protein — MRPSDHLRLRAGQLLAPLTVRYGTRLRFAGSDLPRPRRLRVPTRHGRVPVLVHTPPDATGGAVVHLHGGAFLMRHVRMDDWWCRYVAATTGAVVVAVDFDVAPRATYPVAQEQCHDVAAWVAGAGAARLGVDPARVAVGGFSSGGGLAASVCLQARDTGSFSPVLQVLGVPALDIAADPPRGGMISPELRAFVRRAYFPDAERRTEPYASPLRAVDLTGVPPAVVLTAERDTLRAEGDRYAARLADLGLLAWHDVTPGVDHYFLTEDPVRAEATMARTAEIIREATSVRPDAA, encoded by the coding sequence GTGCGCCCCTCCGACCACCTCCGCCTCCGCGCCGGGCAGCTGCTCGCGCCGCTGACGGTGCGCTACGGCACCCGCCTCCGCTTCGCCGGCTCCGACCTGCCGCGACCCCGGCGGCTGCGGGTCCCGACACGGCACGGCCGCGTCCCGGTGCTCGTCCACACCCCGCCCGACGCCACCGGCGGGGCCGTCGTGCACCTCCACGGCGGCGCGTTCCTCATGCGTCACGTGCGCATGGACGACTGGTGGTGCCGGTACGTCGCGGCCACGACCGGCGCCGTCGTGGTGGCCGTCGACTTCGACGTGGCGCCGCGCGCGACGTACCCGGTCGCCCAGGAGCAGTGCCACGACGTGGCCGCCTGGGTGGCGGGCGCGGGCGCCGCGCGGCTCGGCGTGGACCCGGCCCGCGTGGCGGTCGGCGGGTTCAGCTCCGGCGGCGGGCTGGCCGCCTCCGTCTGCCTCCAGGCGCGCGACACCGGCTCGTTCTCGCCCGTGCTGCAGGTGCTCGGCGTGCCGGCCCTCGACATCGCGGCCGACCCGCCCCGCGGCGGCATGATCTCGCCGGAGCTGCGGGCGTTCGTGCGCCGCGCCTACTTCCCCGACGCCGAGCGCCGGACCGAGCCGTACGCCTCGCCGCTGCGCGCCGTCGACCTCACCGGTGTGCCGCCCGCCGTCGTGCTCACCGCCGAGCGGGACACGCTGCGCGCCGAGGGCGACCGGTACGCCGCGCGCCTGGCCGACCTCGGGCTCCTGGCGTGGCACGACGTCACGCCCGGCGTCGACCACTACTTCCTGACGGAGGACCCGGTGCGGGCCGAGGCGACGATGGCGCGCACCGCGGAGATCATCCGCGAGGCGACGAGCGTGCGGCCCGACGCGGCCTGA
- a CDS encoding copper resistance CopC family protein — MTRRTPALLGALAAAVLGPLVLALALAAPAQAHASLVSSSPEDGASVATLPDEVTLTFSQEVRAPAYVVVTGPGGDLASGDPAIDGDTVTQAVTAGPAGDYSLTFRVVSSDGHPITGEVTFTVTEGDGSTPDSSAVADDPEVAGAGTTDPAESDTDQAAATPTEGWWSRHADHVLIFGGLVVVAGGLLVVAMRRPAE, encoded by the coding sequence ATGACCCGCCGTACCCCCGCCCTGCTCGGCGCCCTCGCCGCCGCCGTGCTGGGCCCCCTCGTGCTGGCGCTCGCCCTCGCGGCGCCCGCACAGGCGCACGCGTCGCTCGTGTCGTCCTCCCCGGAGGACGGCGCGAGCGTCGCGACGCTGCCCGACGAGGTGACGCTGACGTTCAGCCAGGAGGTGCGCGCCCCGGCGTACGTCGTGGTGACCGGTCCCGGGGGCGACCTCGCCTCGGGCGACCCCGCGATCGACGGCGACACCGTCACGCAGGCGGTGACCGCGGGACCGGCGGGCGACTACAGCCTCACCTTCCGGGTGGTGTCCTCCGACGGGCACCCCATCACCGGCGAGGTGACCTTCACGGTGACCGAGGGCGACGGGTCGACCCCCGACAGCTCGGCCGTGGCCGACGACCCGGAGGTCGCGGGGGCCGGCACCACCGACCCCGCGGAGAGTGACACCGACCAGGCCGCGGCGACGCCGACGGAGGGCTGGTGGTCCCGTCACGCCGACCACGTGCTGATCTTCGGCGGTCTCGTGGTGGTGGCGGGCGGCCTGCTCGTCGTCGCGATGCGGAGGCCGGCGGAATGA
- a CDS encoding NADPH:quinone oxidoreductase family protein gives MRAATVTSLTGPADVRVGDLPDPQPGADDVLIAVHAAGISFPDLLLSRGQYQVRPELPFALGTDVAGTVVSAPEGSGLAVGQRVVAALGSGSAAELVAAPAPMVLPLPDEVGYDAGAALVMNYLTAHFALLRRGGMQPGETVLVHGASGGVGTASIQVAKAWGARPIAVVSTEAKAEVARAAGAEDVVMLDGFKDAAKELTGGRGVDLVVDVVGGDVFLDSVRSLSPEGRLLVVGFAAGQGIPEIKVNRLLLTNTDVRGVGWGEHIRRNPGYLAEQWAELLPHLRSGVIDPPIGATYPLEETAQALRDLDERRATGKLVVHVR, from the coding sequence ATGCGCGCTGCCACCGTGACCTCGTTGACCGGACCCGCCGACGTGCGGGTCGGTGACCTGCCCGACCCCCAGCCCGGTGCGGACGACGTGCTCATCGCCGTCCACGCCGCGGGCATCTCGTTCCCCGACCTGCTGCTGAGCCGGGGGCAGTACCAGGTGCGGCCCGAGCTGCCCTTCGCCCTCGGCACCGACGTCGCCGGCACCGTGGTCAGCGCCCCCGAGGGCTCCGGCCTCGCGGTGGGCCAGCGCGTCGTCGCGGCCCTCGGCTCCGGGTCGGCGGCCGAGCTCGTCGCCGCCCCCGCGCCGATGGTGCTGCCCCTGCCCGACGAGGTGGGGTACGACGCGGGCGCCGCCCTCGTCATGAACTACCTGACCGCCCACTTCGCACTGCTGCGCCGCGGTGGCATGCAGCCCGGCGAGACCGTGCTCGTGCACGGCGCGTCGGGCGGCGTCGGCACGGCGAGCATCCAGGTCGCGAAGGCCTGGGGTGCGCGTCCGATCGCGGTCGTCTCGACGGAGGCGAAGGCGGAGGTCGCCCGCGCGGCGGGCGCCGAGGACGTCGTCATGCTGGACGGCTTCAAGGACGCCGCGAAGGAGCTGACGGGCGGTCGCGGGGTCGACCTCGTCGTCGACGTCGTGGGCGGCGACGTCTTCCTCGACTCCGTGCGCTCGCTGTCCCCGGAGGGCCGCCTGCTCGTCGTCGGCTTCGCGGCCGGCCAGGGCATCCCGGAGATCAAGGTGAACCGCCTGCTGCTCACCAACACCGACGTGCGCGGCGTCGGGTGGGGCGAGCACATCCGCCGCAACCCCGGCTACCTCGCCGAGCAGTGGGCCGAGCTGCTGCCCCACCTGCGCAGCGGCGTGATCGACCCGCCGATCGGCGCGACCTACCCGCTCGAGGAGACCGCCCAGGCGCTCCGCGACCTCGACGAGCGGCGCGCGACCGGCAAGCTCGTCGTGCACGTCCGCTGA
- a CDS encoding Dps family protein, with protein MSVKYTVPGLTTDQVTEIITALQQRLSAYNDLHLTLKHVHWNVVGPHFIAVHEMIDPQVELVRGYADEVAERIATLGGSPQGTPGAVINDRTWDDYSVGRDTAIAHLGALDLVYNGVIEDNRKAIELSGDLDPITEDMLIGETAELEKFQWFVRAHLEDIGGRLATSGADSETAATDAARVEG; from the coding sequence ATGTCCGTGAAGTACACCGTGCCCGGCCTGACGACCGACCAGGTCACCGAGATCATCACGGCGCTGCAGCAGCGCCTGTCGGCCTACAACGACCTGCACCTGACGCTCAAGCACGTGCACTGGAACGTCGTCGGCCCGCACTTCATCGCCGTCCACGAGATGATCGACCCGCAGGTCGAGCTCGTCCGTGGCTACGCCGACGAGGTCGCCGAGCGCATCGCCACCCTCGGTGGCTCGCCCCAGGGCACGCCCGGCGCCGTCATCAACGACCGCACGTGGGACGACTACTCGGTCGGCCGCGACACGGCGATCGCGCACCTCGGTGCCCTCGACCTCGTCTACAACGGCGTCATCGAGGACAACCGCAAGGCCATCGAGCTCAGCGGCGACCTCGACCCGATCACCGAGGACATGCTCATCGGCGAGACCGCGGAGCTCGAGAAGTTCCAGTGGTTCGTGCGCGCCCACCTCGAGGACATCGGTGGCCGTCTGGCCACGTCCGGTGCTGACTCCGAGACCGCGGCGACCGACGCGGCGCGCGTCGAGGGCTGA
- a CDS encoding SRPBCC family protein gives MQITRTFVVEAELPAIRDYLADFTHATEWDPGTERCERRDAGEVRVGSTWDNTSKLAGISTELVYELVELTPTTVVLRGENDTATAEDHLTFAEAGPGRTQVTYQATITFNGIAKLADPAAKLLFTKVAGEVVENITNVARTL, from the coding sequence ATGCAGATCACCCGCACGTTCGTCGTCGAGGCGGAGCTCCCGGCCATCCGGGACTACCTCGCCGACTTCACCCACGCCACCGAGTGGGACCCCGGCACGGAGCGCTGCGAGCGACGCGACGCGGGCGAGGTGCGGGTGGGCTCGACCTGGGACAACACGTCGAAGCTGGCGGGGATCTCGACCGAGCTCGTGTACGAGCTGGTGGAGCTCACACCGACGACGGTGGTGCTCCGCGGTGAGAACGACACCGCCACGGCGGAGGACCACCTCACCTTCGCGGAGGCCGGTCCCGGTCGGACGCAGGTGACCTACCAGGCGACGATCACGTTCAACGGCATCGCGAAGCTGGCCGACCCGGCCGCGAAGCTGCTGTTCACCAAGGTCGCCGGCGAGGTCGTCGAGAACATCACCAACGTGGCCCGCACCCTCTGA
- a CDS encoding cytochrome c oxidase assembly protein encodes MTTTSTDERPAPLTDAERRELGEQRRRLGVGLLGLAVAGLAAMWLLLELAGGAPQAPPAGIPDPGALTGWAIPVLELVTHAAAILAVACLVVPLLVVRRLADELGRASHRAVRTATWAAVVWFVAALAQGVFTVSDLFAQPVGELEWRAVQTYFTDVSQGQAATTQLVLVAVLAVMTRWVATARESTGLLLVALVALVPPLLTGHSASSGSHDLAIVSMVVHVLAAVVWIGGVVALWWHLADAPVARARAARRFTGVAAWAFAATGVSGIVNAAVRVGGPSGFLDSAYGRGALAKIGVLVVIGVIAWLVRRRAVAGLADGAAARRTFLLLTATEIGWMAVAVGLGVALSRTPPPVEETYTSGAEALLGAPMPPAPTLERLLVGLNPSGVGLLVVVGGLAAYVAGIVALRRRGDRWPVLRTISYVAGLAVVGYATLGGLGVYSHVMFSAHMVSHMLISMVAPILLVAGAPVTLALNALPGSDVRGGQGPRQILAAALQSRPAAILSHPVVAAVLFVGSLYAVYFTGAFEWLMQNHLGHAWMEVHFLVTGYLFYESLIGIAPVPHRLPYLARLGMLVVVAPFHAFFSIALMSSETPVGEGFYRALDRPFARDLLADQELGGSLSWAIGEIPILMVVLILLAQWFRHDRAESKRHDRREEASDDAALKAYNERLAAIGREDVERR; translated from the coding sequence ATGACCACGACGAGCACGGACGAGCGCCCCGCCCCCCTCACCGACGCGGAGCGGCGTGAGCTCGGGGAGCAGCGGCGGCGCCTCGGCGTGGGTCTCCTCGGCCTGGCGGTCGCGGGCCTGGCCGCCATGTGGCTGCTGCTCGAGCTCGCCGGCGGCGCCCCCCAGGCACCGCCCGCGGGCATCCCCGACCCGGGTGCGCTCACGGGCTGGGCCATCCCCGTCCTCGAGCTCGTCACCCACGCGGCCGCGATCCTCGCGGTGGCCTGCCTCGTGGTGCCCCTGCTCGTCGTCCGTCGTCTCGCCGACGAGCTCGGCCGTGCCAGCCACCGCGCGGTGCGCACCGCCACCTGGGCCGCCGTCGTCTGGTTCGTCGCCGCGCTCGCCCAGGGCGTCTTCACCGTCTCCGACCTGTTCGCGCAGCCCGTGGGCGAGCTGGAGTGGCGCGCCGTGCAGACCTACTTCACCGACGTCAGTCAGGGCCAGGCGGCGACGACGCAGCTCGTGCTGGTCGCCGTGCTCGCCGTCATGACGCGGTGGGTGGCCACCGCGCGGGAGAGCACGGGCCTGCTCCTCGTCGCGCTCGTCGCGCTGGTGCCGCCGCTGCTCACCGGCCACTCCGCGAGCTCCGGCTCCCACGACCTCGCCATCGTCAGCATGGTCGTGCACGTGCTCGCCGCCGTCGTGTGGATCGGCGGCGTCGTCGCCCTGTGGTGGCACCTCGCCGACGCGCCCGTCGCGCGGGCCCGGGCCGCCCGCCGGTTCACGGGCGTGGCCGCCTGGGCCTTCGCCGCGACCGGGGTCTCCGGCATCGTCAACGCCGCCGTCCGGGTCGGCGGCCCGAGCGGCTTCCTCGACAGCGCCTACGGTCGGGGCGCGCTCGCCAAGATCGGCGTGCTCGTCGTCATCGGCGTCATCGCCTGGCTGGTCCGTCGCCGCGCGGTGGCCGGGCTGGCGGACGGGGCCGCCGCGCGCCGTACCTTCCTCCTCCTCACCGCCACCGAGATCGGCTGGATGGCCGTCGCGGTCGGGCTCGGGGTCGCGCTCTCCCGCACGCCCCCACCGGTCGAGGAGACCTACACCTCCGGCGCCGAGGCCCTCCTCGGGGCCCCGATGCCGCCGGCACCGACCCTCGAGCGCCTGCTCGTCGGGCTCAACCCGTCGGGCGTGGGGCTGCTGGTCGTGGTGGGCGGGCTCGCGGCGTACGTCGCCGGGATCGTCGCCCTCCGCCGCCGCGGGGACCGGTGGCCGGTGCTCCGCACGATCTCGTACGTCGCGGGCCTCGCCGTCGTCGGCTACGCGACGCTCGGCGGGCTGGGCGTCTACAGCCACGTCATGTTCAGCGCCCACATGGTCAGCCACATGCTGATCTCGATGGTCGCGCCGATCCTGCTCGTCGCCGGTGCGCCCGTCACGCTCGCGCTCAACGCCCTGCCGGGCAGCGACGTGCGCGGGGGGCAGGGGCCGCGGCAGATCCTCGCGGCGGCGCTGCAGTCGAGGCCGGCCGCGATCCTGTCGCACCCCGTGGTGGCGGCGGTGCTGTTCGTGGGGAGCCTCTACGCGGTCTACTTCACGGGCGCCTTCGAGTGGCTCATGCAGAACCACCTCGGGCACGCCTGGATGGAGGTGCACTTCCTCGTCACGGGCTACCTGTTCTACGAGTCGCTCATCGGGATCGCGCCGGTGCCGCACCGGCTGCCCTACCTCGCGCGCCTCGGCATGCTCGTCGTGGTCGCCCCGTTCCACGCGTTCTTCTCGATCGCGCTCATGTCGAGCGAGACGCCGGTGGGCGAGGGGTTCTACCGCGCGCTGGACCGGCCGTTCGCGCGCGACCTGCTCGCCGACCAGGAGCTCGGCGGGTCGTTGTCGTGGGCGATCGGCGAGATCCCGATCCTCATGGTCGTGCTCATCCTGCTGGCGCAGTGGTTCCGGCACGACCGCGCCGAGTCGAAGCGGCACGACCGGCGTGAGGAGGCCAGCGACGACGCCGCGCTGAAGGCCTACAACGAGCGCCTCGCGGCCATCGGGCGCGAAGACGTCGAACGCCGCTGA